In Lepidochelys kempii isolate rLepKem1 chromosome 10, rLepKem1.hap2, whole genome shotgun sequence, a single window of DNA contains:
- the JPT2 gene encoding jupiter microtubule associated homolog 2 yields the protein MFQGPEAESAKPSSRVLKPPGGGSSNLFGSTEEVSSSSRPHRMASSIFGAAEEPQNFPKRTNPPGGKGSGIFEDPSPVQSRQRMNPPGGKTSDIFGSPVPASPVRAHPNKPKDHIVLQEAGDASKELKATENKPQMEDRSEKRDLGKEEPGPKIDDHEPRLGPRPRSHNKVLNPPGGKSSIAFY from the exons AGTATTGAAACCCCCTGGAGGAGGCTCTAGTAATCTGTTTGGGAGCACAGAAGAAGTTTCCTCTTCCAGCAGACCACACAGAATGGCATCTAGCATCTTTGGAGCAGCTGAGGAACCTCAGAACTTTCCAAAAAGAACAAACCCTCCAG gggggaaaggAAGTGGTATCTTTGAGGATCCTAGCCCTGTCCAGTCTCGTCAACGCATGAATCCGCCTGGTGGGAAGACAAGTGATATCTTTGGGTCTCCAGTACCTGCCAGCCCTGTTCGAGCACACCCAAACAAACCCAAG GATCACATTGTCTTACAAGAGGCAGGAGATGCATCAAAGGAACTGAAAG CTACAGAAAACAAACCACAGATGGAAGACAGAAGCGAGAAGAGAGATCTTGGGAAAGAAGAGCCAGGCCCCAAGATAGATGATCATGAACCCAGACTGGGGCCAAGGCCACGGTCACACAACAAAGTCCTCAATCCCCCTGGTGGCAAATCCAGCATTGCATTTTATTAG